In one Yarrowia lipolytica chromosome 1A, complete sequence genomic region, the following are encoded:
- a CDS encoding uncharacterized protein (Compare to YALI0A10549g, no similarity, similar to Saccharomyces cerevisiae YHR192W; ancestral locus Anc_4.357), translating to MSSFLGLFKRSDPSANYEKELQVLQTKLAETEKRLLSRRLRLRRTKGLFTLYSLVVYIVYVGIVVAKNQLSRDQLLSGNRLTLGVLLGPPAIYIVRYVIQAVLGRFVSFDEDRIKYLRQQQEGKLEELKQKTGFYSTKAIVDRYEPKKKEVKKPAQQQANKQNAPTNRRQGVPPPTANVPRNLPPTANVPAVPVVPAPGPGPNVPAAVPAIPKPVPVSEKEVLAAKQSLDKAGVSVAPVSTGPYQRQWFDRVLDLLVGEDESAAQNRQALICSKCHNHNGLAPFGKTAAEIRYKCPNCGEWNGNLVPTEAVELVEEVKEENENEKEEAEEEEGDAVVPSEVKELVSEMVSEVPEVSMAN from the coding sequence ATGTCGTCATTCCTCGGGCTCTTTAAGCGGTCCGACCCGTCGGCCAATTACGAAAAGGAGCTACAGGTTCTCCAGACCAAACTTGCGGAGACAGAAAAACGGCTTTTATCGCGACGTTTGCGACTCCGACGCACCAAGGGTCTGTTCACTCTTTACTCGCTGGTCGTCTACATTGTCTACGTGGGCATTGTGGTCGCCAAGAACCAGTTGAGCCGTGACCAGCTGCTCTCCGGTAACAGACTCACACTGGGTGTGCTTTTGGGTCCTCCCGCAATCTACATTGTGCGATATGTGATCCAGGCTGTCTTGGGTCGTTTTGTGTCTTTCGACGAAGACAGAATCAAGTATCTgcgacaacaacaagagggcaagctggaggagctcaaacAGAAGACAGGATTCTACTccaccaaggccattgtcgaTCGATAcgagcccaagaagaaggaggtcaagaaaCCCGCCCAGCAGCAAGCAAACAAACAGAATGCACCTACTAACAGACGACAAGGcgttcctcctcccacaGCAAACGTGCCTCGAAACCTTCCCCCCACAGCTAACGTTCCTGCCGTGCCTGTCGTGCCTGCCCCTGGGCCAGGACCCAATGtacctgctgctgttccaGCCATCCCCAAACCCGTGCCTGTTtcggagaaggaggttcTGGCAGCGAAGCAGTCGCTGGACAAGGCCGGCGTTTCTGTAGCGCCAGTTTCTACCGGCCCCTACCAGCGCCAATGGTTTGATCGAGTGCTGGACCTGCttgttggagaagacgagagCGCCGCTCAGAACAGACAGGCACTGATTTGTAGCAAGTGCCACAATCACAATGGTCTCGCTCCATTTGGCaagactgctgctgagatCAGATACAAGTGTCCTAATTGTGGAGAGTGGAACGGAAACCTGGTTCCTACCGAGGCTGTCGAGcttgttgaggaggtgaaggaggagaatgAAAACGAGAAAGaagaggctgaggaggaggagggcgaTGCAGTGGTTCCTTCAGAGGTGAAAGAGTTGGTCTCGGAGATGGTCTCTGAGGTTCCTGAGGTGTCCATGGCAAACTAG
- a CDS encoding uncharacterized protein (Compare to YALI0A10483g, no similarity) translates to MQKESASRGVPMQLWFQKMMETLGYRFLISKGNRDGVDILAAPKEFSNVTWNIIDKYDLKDMYNCDQTSSEMNISLKPNDFTKKVSLHKGKAVRQPLSVMFCVSADGKHKIPLHVFMPFLEPNWFKFARDYLNHDEALQNIDMEKLIEGGKPPLDEQLENEENSTQKELDAEGAKERFREWKERRQAAVDFFASVLDAFHELKEVPLNVRVSEIRQPNVSRVYLNGPLTDDETAAFEAEFPDQTKENEQEFYDRLLLANPSRGYRSPQIDGVEEPEEPEPTDANDRLTSARATPFMNSLVADEAHEQGSDSDDEEVPMDDDIMDVAEDVDPHESNSSVESAMDTCNKDSTEDPFIVDHPTDVPDPIEVDDPIVVNDSSDEDDEIFVVTPNFRGFQHSSLSAAVTTSTPIRTKISLDSHETWTPATYQEQFDPRFPTPALPLERRSPSPVQVPESPSPALVTRSSSPQGNLPVKLPSIQDLDRNLQRQWRSSVPRVPPHPVFCPNCQCQSCIVQKAMYYK, encoded by the coding sequence ATGCAGAAGGAGTCTGCAAGTAGGGGGGTTCCGATGCAGCTTTGGTtccagaagatgatggaaaCTCTCGGGTACAGGTTCCTCATATCCAAGGGGAACAGGGATGGCGTTGATATCTTGGCTGCACCCAAGGAGTTCTCCAATGTAACCTGGAACATCATCGACAAATACGACTTGAAGGACATGTACAACTGTGACCAGACCAGCTCCGAGATGAATATCTCATTGAAACCCAACGATTTTACCAAGAAGGTGAGCTTGCACAAGGGAAAAGCAGTTCGACAGCCCCTTTCCGTGATGTTTTGCGTCTCTGCTGATGGCAAGCACAAGATTCCGCTGCACGTCTTCATGCCCTTTCTCGAGCCCAATTGGTTCAAGTTCGCTCGAGATTATCTGAACCATGATGAGGCCCTCCAGAACATTGATATGGAGAAGCTAATCGAGGGCGGCAAGCCTCCACTCGACGAGCAACTAGAGAACGAAGAGAACAGCACTCAAAAGGAACTGGATGCTGAAGGGGCCAAAGAGAGGTTCAGAGAGTGGAAAGAGAGGCGCCAGGCTGCTGTGGACTTCTTTGCTTCGGTTCTTGACGCTTTCCACGAGCTTAAGGAGGTCCCTCTCAATGTCCGAGTCTCTGAAATTCGCCAGCCGAATGTCTCACGCGTTTACCTGAACGGTCCCTTGACAGATGACGAGACAGCGGCTTTCGAAGCCGAGTTTCCTGACCAAACGAAGGAGAACGAACAGGAATTCTACGATCGGCTTCTCCTTGCAAATCCTTCACGGGGTTATCGGTCCCCGCAAATTGACGGTGTCgaggagccagaggagccagagccaaCAGATGCAAATGATCGGCTGACATCTGCTCGCGCCACCCCATTTATGAACTCGTTGGTTGCGGATGAAGCTCATGAACAGGGTAGTGACAGCGATGACGAGGAAGTTCCGATGGACGATGATATCATGGATGTCGCGGAGGATGTGGACCCTCACGAGAGCAACTCCTCGGTTGAGAGCGCTATGGACACATGCAACAAAGATTCTACTGAGGATCCTTTCATCGTCGATCATCCCACCGACGTGCCTGACCCCATTGAGGTGGACGATCCCATTGTGGTGAACGATTCAAGCGATGAGGACGATGAGATTTTTGTCGTCACCCCAAACTTCCGAGGTTTCCAACATTCAAGCTTATCTGCCGCAGTTACCACCAGCACTCCAATCAGAACTAAGATTTCCCTCGACTCTCATGAGACCTGGACTCCAGCAACTTACCAGGAACAGTTTGATCCTCGCTTCCCGACACCAGCCCTCCCGCTTGAGCGTCGGTCACCCTCTCCAGTACAGGTTCCTGAGTCGCCCTCTCCGGCGTTGGTTACCCGATCATCTTCTCCCCAAGGGAATCTCCCTGTCAAGCTTCCCAGTATCCAAGACCTCGATCGGAACCTTCAACGACAGTGGCGCTCCAGCGTCCCTCGTGTGCCACCCCACCCAGTCTTCTGCCCCAACTGCCAATGTCAATCTTGTATTGTTCAGAAAGCtatgtactacaagtag
- a CDS encoding uncharacterized protein (Compare to YALI0A10571g, similar to DEHA0F16192g Debaryomyces hansenii, similar to Saccharomyces cerevisiae NAT5 (YOR253W); ancestral locus Anc_8.697) — MSKVQLDDLTPNNLGMLKRINSVVLPTSYTDSFYTEALTVGQLAKLAYYNEIPVGAIRCCLEVAPEHTKPSRIYIMTIAVLSPYRENGIGGMLLDHIERYAAETFVPELSVHALTDDTEVIEWYKKRGFEIVDEVKGYYKRLTPAKDAYLMVKKLKKDQ, encoded by the coding sequence ATGAGCAAAGTCCAGCTAGACGACCTCACTCCCAACAACTTGGGCATGCTCAAACGCATCAACTCGGTCGTCCTGCCCACGTCGTACACCGACTCCTTCTACACCGAGGCCCTGACGGTGGGCCAGCTGGCCAAACTTGCCTACTACAACGAGATCCCCGTTGGAGCGATCCGATGCTGCCTCGAGGTGGCCCCCGAACACACCAAGCCGTCGCGAATCTACATCATGACCATCGCCGTGCTGTCACCTTACCGGGAAAACGGCATTGGAGgcatgctgctggatcaCATTGAGCGGTACGCGGCCGAGACCTTTGTTCCGGAATTGAGCGTCCATGCTCTGACCGACGACACGGAGGTGATTGAGTGGTACAAGAAGCGAGGCTTTgagattgtcgacgagGTCAAGGGTTACTACAAGCGCCTGACCCCGGCCAAGGATGCCTATCTCAtggtcaagaagctgaagaaggaccAGTAG